Genomic window (Oncorhynchus mykiss isolate Arlee chromosome 21, USDA_OmykA_1.1, whole genome shotgun sequence):
agcaaagtgtcatttcttcagtgttgtcatatgaaaagatatactcaaatacaaaaatgtgaggggtgtactcacttttgtgatatactgtacatccTCACTGCAGCCATCTCCAGTGTCATAGTGTTATAATGCAATATAAGGAATGTCATAGTGAGTTCGGAAGTATCATAATGCAACATAGTACATGTGATACATACATCCTCACTGTCCAGTGGGTTTCCTTCACCAGGTACTGGCACTGCAGCCATCTCAAGTGTCTGGACATCCACTAGGCCCGCCTGGGCTGTGGGCTGAGCATCAGTATTCTGTAGGAAAATAAAGATGAATATAAGTGAAGATATTATTCAACTGTAATATTATTCATGTGAAAATTAAGAAAATAACACACCTAAGAGTAAAAAAAAGACAGGCATAACTAAGACCAAAAGGAAGAGAGTGGAAATATGGTTACTTTAGCTTCATAGCCAAACAGGGCACCAGGGAGAATCCTTCGGATTTGGAATGTCTACCagagaaacaaacagacagacacataagAACACACGCCCTATGAAGAGGCCCTATGTAGATGATGTACTTAAATAGGAtgatagtgttatagtgtagtactttgtgacaactgctgatgtaaaaatggctttattaactgggtggttcgagccctgaatgttgattggctgacagccatcaGACcgcataccacgggtatgacaaaacatttattttttactgctctaattacatttgtAACCTGttgataatagcaataaggcacctctggagtttgtggtatatgaccaatataccatggctaaagcCTGTATCGAGGCACTCCGTTTTGCGTAAGCATAAGAAcggcccttagccatggtatattggccatataccacaatccctctggccttattgcttaattttaaaatacatttgattgtatAATATAATAGTATGATTAAATAAAAGAGTGACATGCCCCAGTCCTTTTCTTATTTTCTTGTGGTGGTGGAGGTCCACTTTTCACTGAAGAAGTTGCTTCGTTGTCTGTGTACCACACGGTCTGTGACAAGGGATGGAGCAAGTTGTTATTTTAGCTAACCCTGTGCCGGAAATatgcaattgcattttattttgCAGGTCGGGACATCACAGACGCGCTGTCGTACCTGATTCTCCGCAGGGCTGAAGACGCTGGTGTCACTCAGACTGTCAGAACTGGAGGATGAATCGCTGTATGACGGCTGAGTCTCCTGAAATGGAGAGGAAGGGAgtgtgaggaagagagggggagtatTTAAATCATTTGCCATTTTGCATATAGTGACATTCTACCAGGTTTCACAAACCTCTCCTTCGAGTACCCCGCAGCCAGTCCACGTCTTCGATGAGCTCCAGAacacctgattcaaatgatctcctaatcatcaagcccttcaTTTGTTGAATCAGCAGTGCTAGTTCTGGAATACATCAAATAACTGGACTGGCTGGGGTTACTCCAGAACCGGTTTGGGAAACTCTGGTCTAAACTATCGGAACTTCCTTTGCATCACGACAAGGGTGTGTAGGCTACCTGGGTCAGTGCTGTAGATTTGAATGGGTTGACTTTCTGCATCATTCCCTTGAACATCCCAGggttctgaagaaaaaaaaaacaggtgaACACAGAAATCACTTAGTAGTGATAATAAAATGTTCCTCTATTAGCACGGTTCTATTTCTATACTAAGAATGTGTATGCCTCAGCACCTGGGATAAACAGGTTTACCTGTTTGACTGCAGAACTGTTACTCTCAGCCAGACTACCAGAACTGGAGGAAAGATCACTGTGTATGGACTGGGTGTCCTGAAAAGAAGGCAGAGAGAAAATAAGTCAATCTGAATATTTAGCACAACTTTGCAACATGATACAGGTTGATCATAATCACCACGGCTACCTGAATCGGTGTTGTAGATTTGAAAGGGTTGACTTTTTGCATCATTCCCATAAACATTCCAGGATTCTGCTGCTGCAACACACAAGGTTGAACACATGGCACACAAATCTTCTGTATGACAGCAGAAGAAAAAAACGTCTTTATGAGTATATCTTATTTATGCCTCATGAACACGTTTACCGGTTTGCTTTCTGGCAGCTTTTCTGTGGCATGGTGATCCACACAGTCGGTTAGAGGGTCATCCTTTATCACCTAAAATACACACAAATGGATACCAAATGTAAAACATAGTCTTGAATAGGAAATGACTTGTGTTCTGATAACCCTGTACATGTGCAGTTTACACTAGGGGACATTTCATGGATAGGTCTAAATGgtacagttcaagtcggaagtttacatgcagtaaggttggagtcattaaaacttgtttttcaaccactccacaaatgtctttgtTAActaactattgttttggcaagtcggttaggacaagtcatttttccaacaactgtttacagacaaaatatttcactaataattcactgtatcacaagtccagtgggtcagacgtttgcatacactaagttgactgtgcctttcaacagcttggaaaattccagaaaattatgtcatggctttagaagcttctgataggctaatcgaCAACATTTAAgtccattggaggtgtacctgtggatgtatttcaaggcctaacttcaaactcagtgcctctttgcatgacatcatgggaaaaatctaAAAAATCTCAGCCCAAAatttgtagatctccacaagtccggtttatccttgggagcaatttccaaatgcctgaagctaccatgttcatctgtacaaacaatagtttgcaagtataaacaccatgggaccacgcagccgtcataccgttcaggaaggagacgaattctgtttcctagagatgaacatactttggtgcgaaaagtgcaaatcaatcccagaacaacagcaaagaaccttgtgaagatgctggaggaaacaggtacaaaattatttatatccacagtataaAGTCTACAGcatgtcctatatcgacataacctgaaaggccgctcagcagggaagaagccactgctccaaaaccgccataaaaaagccagactaatgtttgcaactgcacatggggacaaagatcgtactttttggagaaatgtcctctggtctgatgaaacaaaaatagaactgtttgccataatgaccatcgttatgtttgggaaaaaaagggggaggcttgcaagacgaagaacaccatcccaacagtgaagcacgggggtggcagcatcatgttgtgggggtgctttgctgcaggagggactggtacacttcacaaaatagatggcaccatgaggcaggaaaattatgtggatatactgaagcaacatctcaagacatcagttaaagcttggtcgcaaatggttcttccaaatggacaatgaccccaagcatacttccaaagttgtggcaaaatggcttaaggacaacaaagtcaaggtattggaagtggccatcacaacaccctgacctcaatcctatagaacatttgtgggcagaactgaaaaagcgtgtgcgagcaaggaggccaacaaacctgtctcagttacaccagctctgtcaggaggaatgggccaaaattcacccaacttatgtgggaagcttgtggaaggttacccgaaacgtttgacccaagttaaacaatttaaaggcaatgctaccaaatactaattgagtgtatgtaaacttctgacccactggcaatgtgatgaaagaaatattctgacatttcacattcttaaaataaagtggtgatcctaactgatcctaaggaattttaactaggattaaatgtcaggaattgtgaaaaacggagtttaaatgtgtttggctaaggtgtatgtaaacttccgacttcaactgtatatactaacttttttgactcatcacatatgccgGTGCTATTATTTGCTATCTGTCACTTtgttcctagttatatgtacatatctacctcaattatctcactcccctgtacattgactcggtactggatACCCCGTgtatatcgttactcattgtgtatctattattcagtgttttacttttctattatgtctctattttctttctctctgcattgttgggaagggcccctaagttagcatttcactgttaagtcaacacctgttgtttatgaagcacgtgacatacacatatatatatatattttatttttattttgtatatatgCCTTATTGTACCTGTCTTCCTGTAGAAGCCAGACTGTCAGCACTGGAAGACAGATTGCTGTGTATGGCCTGAGTATCCTGAAAacgaggagagaaatggagaaatgAGGAAAACGGTGAGTTAGAGTATTTGGCACAGCTTGGAATTTTACATAACCAAAAGCATCCGTCCAAAACTGTTTCATCGCAATATGATACAgcattatcatcatcaccatcatcgaCATAAGTACCTGATTCTGTGCTGTAGACTTGAATGGGTTGACTTTCTGCATCATTCCCGTGAACATTCCAGGGTTCTGCAAAAGCAAACCACATGACATACAAATCCCTTTCAGGATGATCCGCTCTTAAAGTTCCTCAACTCATTATTTTACTGAACATGGATAAACATCTTTACCTGCTTGGCTTCAGGAAGCTTCGCTGTCACTTGGTGATCTACAGTGTCTGTTGAAGGGTCCTCCTTTCTCACCTGAAACACACGCAAATAGATAACGAATGTACAGAATAGTCTTCAATAGGCCTTGGTGTGTAACTTGGCAGACTACATGGTAGGACATTATTTTGACATGGGCTGTACTTGTCTTTCTGTTGTGGTGTTCTCGGCCAGACTGCCAGCACTGGAGGACAGATCACTGTGTATCGACTGAGTGTCCTCAAAACatgaggagaggaagggaaagggagagagagaaaagagggaattTGAATATTTACTGCTTTGCATTAGTAACGTCATTCTAATTATCAGTCCTAAATATTACTATTGTTTTGCAATATGATACAGGGTGAACAAATGTATTTCAGGAGACTACTGTAATGTGACCAAGTGAACTCATCTTCACGACctgtgtctgtgctgtagatttGAAAGGGTTGACTTTTTGCATCATTCCCGTGAACATTCCAGGGTTCTGGAAGACCTGAAAGGTGCACAAGTGACACAAAAAGTATTTTCAGTACAGCAGCAACAATACCATTTTACTCTACTCACTAATATAGTCCTATAATCAGGATAATGATGCTTTAGATTCAAGGATGAACAGACAGGTTTACCTGTTTGCCTTCTGGTAGCTTTTCCTGATCCACAGTGTCTTTTGGAGGGTCCTCTTTTCTcacctaaaacacacacacacacacacacaaattggtACTAAATGTAAAAAACATAGTGTTGAACAACATAGTATGATCTACTGGATTATGGCTAATACCTGTGTAGAGGACCTGAATGGGTTGGCTTTCTGTGTCACTCCTTTGAACATACCCAGGTTCTGCAACACATACAAACAAGCATTATGGTTCCCTCAATTATATCACACAGAtctttttttgttaattattcaTGAAAAGGACCAGAAGTCTGACAAGTCGGATCAGTTTAGATACAGAGTATGCAGAGCATAAATCTCTACCTGTTTCGCTTCAGGGACATTTCCATCCAAAGTCTTCTCTGACACTGGATCTGTAGCTGTACTGGCTGTAGAGGAGGCCTGGGTGGAAGAGAAGGATCAATGAGGATCTTTGGTGTTTGTTTCCACTAAAAATAGTAGCCTGTGCCTGTATTTATAAAGCGTCTCAGAGAATGAGTGCTGATCTCAGATGACGTTCTCCctatcttattcattatgatctgaaaggctaaactgatcctagatcagaactcaCTACTGTGAGGCACTTTTTTAATACAgtccctggtcccagatcagtttatcCTGCCTTGCCAAATAGAAAAATGTTATATTTGTATGCCTTGCCAACTCCTACGGGAGTTGGTGTGACAATGACCTTAGGAGTTTgcaaagcaaaggtaactgaactaaatgactatcgcccacagcactcacttctgtcatcatgaagtgctttgagaggttaGTTAAAACCTCTTAAGAATCCTCCCATTTCTTTCAATtttctcctaaaatgacatacccaaatctaactgcctgtagctcagaccctgaagcaaggatatgcatattattggtaccatttgaaaggaaacactttgaaggttgtggaaatgtgaaaggaatgtcggagaatataacacaatatatctggtaaaagataatacaaagaaaacaacaaccgttcttttgtatttttttgtaccattatctttgaaatgcaagagaaagaccataatgtattattccagcccaggtgaaatgtagattttggccactagatggcagcagtgtatgtgcaaagtttaagACTGATTCAataaaccattgcatttctgttcaaaatgttgtatcagactgcacaaatgtgcctaatttgcttattaaggatcatatcacctctatcttacctgacaccctagacccacttcagtttgcttaccgccccaatagatccacagatgaagcaatcgccatcgcactgcacactaccctatccgatctgaacaagaggaatacccatgtaagaatgcggataattgactatagctcagcattcaacaccatagtaccctccaagctcatcattaagctcagggccctgggtctgaactgcgccctgtgcaactgggtcctggacttcctgatgggccgctcccaggtggtgaaggtaggaaacaacacctccacttcactgatcctcaacacaggggtccaACA
Coding sequences:
- the LOC110500416 gene encoding uncharacterized protein LOC110500416 isoform X7, translated to MSNPNAHRLNKENDTSSNSQRTGMMGVMQKVNPFKTTTQASSTASTATDPVSEKTLDGNVPEAKQNLGMFKGVTQKANPFRSSTQVRKEDPPKDTVDQEKLPEGKQVFQNPGMFTGMMQKVNPFKSTAQTQDTQSIHSDLSSSAGSLAENTTTERQVRKEDPSTDTVDHQVTAKLPEAKQNPGMFTGMMQKVNPFKSTAQNQDTQAIHSNLSSSADSLASTGRQVIKDDPLTDCVDHHATEKLPESKPQQNPGMFMGMMQKVNPFKSTTPIQDTQSIHSDLSSSSGSLAESNSSAVKQNPGMFKGMMQKVNPFKSTALTQETQPSYSDSSSSSDSLSDTSVFSPAENQTVWYTDNEATSSVKSGPPPPQENKKRTGTFQIRRILPGALFGYEAKNTDAQPTAQAGLVDVQTLEMAAVPVPGEGNPLDSEDKEEGLMDWWQTVEGWETWKESNTFDADEGEMAVEAVADRVFMAARLFVRLFNQRGASLQQRILELLSLADAADSFHKKTVKASVGGGVASVAGSITTITGLILAPFTMGTSLIVTAVGIGVATAGGVASASANITDTVHSKTDRKKVEKMIQDYQEEMKDIKECLDFLQVGMETLEEWDFDQYVDSISKKYLNQNVKHVMKEGGRAGKALLINTESLINTVQVLNVAGGAAKAAQVMSVTTGVMSGLFLALDVFFLAKDSIELNKGAKTEFAGKIREVCKDLQNGLLELNRIKEQLQKTMDGIEVVEEEEEEEEEVYESDPEKLAQLEE
- the LOC110500416 gene encoding uncharacterized protein LOC110500416 isoform X8, which gives rise to MSNPNAHRLNKENDTSSNSQRTGMMGVMQKVNPFKTTTQASSTASTATDPVSEKTLDGNVPEAKQNLGMFKGVTQKANPFRSSTQVRKEDPPKDTVDQEKLPEGKQVFQNPGMFTGMMQKVNPFKSTAQTQSIHSDLSSSAGSLAENTTTERQVRKEDPSTDTVDHQVTAKLPEAKQNPGMFTGMMQKVNPFKSTAQNQDTQAIHSNLSSSADSLASTGRQVIKDDPLTDCVDHHATEKLPESKPQQNPGMFMGMMQKVNPFKSTTPIQDTQSIHSDLSSSSGSLAESNSSAVKQNPGMFKGMMQKVNPFKSTALTQETQPSYSDSSSSSDSLSDTSVFSPAENQTVWYTDNEATSSVKSGPPPPQENKKRTGTFQIRRILPGALFGYEAKNTDAQPTAQAGLVDVQTLEMAAVPVPGEGNPLDSEDKEEGLMDWWQTVEGWETWKESNTFDADEGEMAVEAVADRVFMAARLFVRLFNQRGASLQQRILELLSLADAADSFHKKTVKASVGGGVASVAGSITTITGLILAPFTMGTSLIVTAVGIGVATAGGVASASANITDTVHSKTDRKKVEKMIQDYQEEMKDIKECLDFLQVGMETLEEWDFDQYVDSISKKYLNQNVKHVMKEGGRAGKALLINTESLINTVQVLNVAGGAAKAAQVMSVTTGVMSGLFLALDVFFLAKDSIELNKGAKTEFAGKIREVCKDLQNGLLELNRIKEQLQKTMDGIEVVEEEEEEEEEVYESDPEKLAQLEE
- the LOC110500416 gene encoding uncharacterized protein LOC110500416 isoform X4 — translated: MNSPRRDNKSSPVVPPRPSSEEMSNPNAHRLNKENDTSSNSQRTGMMGVMQKVNPFKTTTQASSTASTATDPVSEKTLDGNVPEAKQNLGMFKGVTQKANPFRSSTQVRKEDPPKDTVDQEKLPEGKQVFQNPGMFTGMMQKVNPFKSTAQTQDTQSIHSDLSSSAGSLAENTTTERQVRKEDPSTDTVDHQVTAKLPEAKQNPGMFTGMMQKVNPFKSTAQNQDTQAIHSNLSSSADSLASTGRQVIKDDPLTDCVDHHATEKLPESKPQQNPGMFMGMMQKVNPFKSTTPIQDTQSIHSDLSSSSGSLAESNSSAVKQNPGMFKGMMQKVNPFKSTALTQETQPSYSDSSSSSDSLSDTSVFSPAENQTVWYTDNEATSSVKSGPPPPQENKKRTGTFQIRRILPGALFGYEAKNTDAQPTAQAGLVDVQTLEMAAVPVPGEGNPLDSEDKEEGLMDWWQTVEGWETWKESNTFDADEGEMAVEAVADRVFMAARLFVRLFNQRGASLQQRILELLSLADAADSFHKKTVKASVGGGVASVAGSITTITGLILAPFTMGTSLIVTAVGIGVATAGGVASASANITDTVHSKTDRKKVEKMIQDYQEEMKDIKECLDFLQVGMETLEEWDFDQYVDSISKKYLNQNVKHVMKEGGRAGKALLINTESLINTVQVLNVAGGAAKAAQVMSVTTGVMSGLFLALDVFFLAKDSIELNKGAKTEFAGKIREVCKDLQNGLLELNRIKEQLQKTMDGIEVVEEEEEEEEEVYESDPEKLAQLEE
- the LOC110500416 gene encoding uncharacterized protein LOC110500416 isoform X6, which encodes MSNPNAHRLNKENDTSSNSQRTGMMGVMQKVNPFKTTTQVTTSASSTASTATDPVSEKTLDGNVPEAKQNLGMFKGVTQKANPFRSSTQVRKEDPPKDTVDQEKLPEGKQVFQNPGMFTGMMQKVNPFKSTAQTQDTQSIHSDLSSSAGSLAENTTTERQVRKEDPSTDTVDHQVTAKLPEAKQNPGMFTGMMQKVNPFKSTAQNQDTQAIHSNLSSSADSLASTGRQVIKDDPLTDCVDHHATEKLPESKPQQNPGMFMGMMQKVNPFKSTTPIQDTQSIHSDLSSSSGSLAESNSSAVKQNPGMFKGMMQKVNPFKSTALTQETQPSYSDSSSSSDSLSDTSVFSPAENQTVWYTDNEATSSVKSGPPPPQENKKRTGTFQIRRILPGALFGYEAKNTDAQPTAQAGLVDVQTLEMAAVPVPGEGNPLDSEDKEEGLMDWWQTVEGWETWKESNTFDADEGEMAVEAVADRVFMAARLFVRLFNQRGASLQQRILELLSLADAADSFHKKTVKASVGGGVASVAGSITTITGLILAPFTMGTSLIVTAVGIGVATAGGVASASANITDTVHSKTDRKKVEKMIQDYQEEMKDIKECLDFLQVGMETLEEWDFDQYVDSISKKYLNQNVKHVMKEGGRAGKALLINTESLINTVQVLNVAGGAAKAAQVMSVTTGVMSGLFLALDVFFLAKDSIELNKGAKTEFAGKIREVCKDLQNGLLELNRIKEQLQKTMDGIEVVEEEEEEEEEVYESDPEKLAQLEE